In Cydia splendana chromosome 26, ilCydSple1.2, whole genome shotgun sequence, the following are encoded in one genomic region:
- the LOC134803124 gene encoding zinc finger protein 436-like isoform X2 produces MSSWNCCRTCLGTASLSPIFLQTEHSEHYTNVILIATGVKVEVNDCLPQEVCQPCVSFINETMKFRKKCELAQITLRNRLNDNTHNIKQEFNKPDTISIDISEYVDDDFKDYDDNITLNTLQLSEETLDNKCTENIDDIKNIETENKVQETTDNKVILEKVKKEVKKRRVKKKEMNGQKVKEEIECEYCHKILTSKLSIRNHYKIHTGFDVVCEIHERLHTGEKPYVCEQCGAGFHRKSSYLQHIAIHLPEKTVQCTVCPARFKSVTLMRIHAARHRAPRYTFQCTLCENSFARRRNVARHVQRIHGLPPEPDAIIRRKIA; encoded by the exons ATGAGTTCGTGGAACTGTTGTAGAACATGCCTCGGCACCGCTTCTTTAAGCCCAATATTTTTACAAACAGAACACAGTGAGCATTATACAAATGTCATATTAATTGCTACAGGAGTCAAG GTTGAGGTTAATGACTGTTTACCTCAAGAAGTTTGCCAGCCCTGCGTATCATTCATAAATGAAACAATGAAGTTCCGTAAAAAATGTGAACTCGCCCAAATAACACTCCGAAATAGACTTAACGATAACACTCACAACATAAAACAAGAATTTAACAAACCAGATACAATATCTATAGATATTTCAGAATATGTAGATGATGATTTTAAAGACTATGATGACAATATTACCTTAAATACACTACAATTATCAGAAGAAACTTTAGATAATAAGTGTACAGAAAATATAGAcgatataaaaaatatagaaacCGAAAACAAAGTACAAGAGACCACAGATAATAAAGTTATTTTAGAAAAAGTTAAAAAAGAAGTAAAAAAGAGGAGGGTTAAAAAGAAAGAGATGAACGGACAGAAGGTAAAAGAAGAAATAGAATGTGAATATTGCCATAAGATCTTGACGTCAAAACTGTCGATTAGGaatcattataaaatacatactgGTTTTGATGTGGTTTGTGAG ATTCACGAGAGGCTACACACTGGCGAGAAACCTTACGTGTGCGAACAGTGCGGCGCGGGCTTCCACAGGAAAAGCTCCTATCTACAACACATCGCCATTCATCTGCCTGAGAAAACTGTTCAG tGTACAGTATGCCCGGCGCGCTTCAAATCCGTCACTCTGATGAGGATTCACGCTGCGCGCCATCGAGCCCCGCGGTACACTTTCCAGTGTACCCTCTGCGAGAACAGCTTCGCCAGACGGAG gaACGTAGCGCGTCACGTGCAGCGAATCCACGGGCTGCCTCCGGAGCCCGACGCTATTATCCGGCGTAAGATAGCGTGA
- the LOC134803124 gene encoding zinc finger protein 62 homolog isoform X1 — MSSWNCCRTCLGTASLSPIFLQTEHSEHYTNVILIATGVKVEVNDCLPQEVCQPCVSFINETMKFRKKCELAQITLRNRLNDNTHNIKQEFNKPDTISIDISEYVDDDFKDYDDNITLNTLQLSEETLDNKCTENIDDIKNIETENKVQETTDNKVILEKVKKEVKKRRVKKKEMNGQKVKEEIECEYCHKILTSKLSIRNHYKIHTGFDVVCEHCGKKFITRRLLLMHCRAKHGYEKTDKCSYCDYRASNAEQVKIHERLHTGEKPYVCEQCGAGFHRKSSYLQHIAIHLPEKTVQCTVCPARFKSVTLMRIHAARHRAPRYTFQCTLCENSFARRRNVARHVQRIHGLPPEPDAIIRRKIA, encoded by the exons ATGAGTTCGTGGAACTGTTGTAGAACATGCCTCGGCACCGCTTCTTTAAGCCCAATATTTTTACAAACAGAACACAGTGAGCATTATACAAATGTCATATTAATTGCTACAGGAGTCAAG GTTGAGGTTAATGACTGTTTACCTCAAGAAGTTTGCCAGCCCTGCGTATCATTCATAAATGAAACAATGAAGTTCCGTAAAAAATGTGAACTCGCCCAAATAACACTCCGAAATAGACTTAACGATAACACTCACAACATAAAACAAGAATTTAACAAACCAGATACAATATCTATAGATATTTCAGAATATGTAGATGATGATTTTAAAGACTATGATGACAATATTACCTTAAATACACTACAATTATCAGAAGAAACTTTAGATAATAAGTGTACAGAAAATATAGAcgatataaaaaatatagaaacCGAAAACAAAGTACAAGAGACCACAGATAATAAAGTTATTTTAGAAAAAGTTAAAAAAGAAGTAAAAAAGAGGAGGGTTAAAAAGAAAGAGATGAACGGACAGAAGGTAAAAGAAGAAATAGAATGTGAATATTGCCATAAGATCTTGACGTCAAAACTGTCGATTAGGaatcattataaaatacatactgGTTTTGATGTGGTTTGTGAG CATTGCGGCAAGAAATTTATAACCCGTCGATTGCTGCTGATGCACTGTCGAGCGAAGCACGGCTACGAGAAGACTGACAAGTGCTCGTACTGCGACTACCGAGCGTCCAATGCGGAGCAAGTCAAG ATTCACGAGAGGCTACACACTGGCGAGAAACCTTACGTGTGCGAACAGTGCGGCGCGGGCTTCCACAGGAAAAGCTCCTATCTACAACACATCGCCATTCATCTGCCTGAGAAAACTGTTCAG tGTACAGTATGCCCGGCGCGCTTCAAATCCGTCACTCTGATGAGGATTCACGCTGCGCGCCATCGAGCCCCGCGGTACACTTTCCAGTGTACCCTCTGCGAGAACAGCTTCGCCAGACGGAG gaACGTAGCGCGTCACGTGCAGCGAATCCACGGGCTGCCTCCGGAGCCCGACGCTATTATCCGGCGTAAGATAGCGTGA
- the LOC134803516 gene encoding zinc finger protein 596-like → MSLQARVKEEPQECTEPVFVKVEVEYEAPDEVHVKEEPLFEDSVPYGEDGVPYDGTDESCGQYSDHVVKLESPELEQSQFDEDHNLYGGVGVSPEQTTEGVAGASGGSGGRGELMLVLEPLTMQVHTQRVKPQEEGSAGAPAERRKPKKEHICPICTKNFKDSTKLKEHMRCHTGERPYPCNICKKGFIKSGDLRRHERSHTGEKPYSCKLCQKVFSESTTLRRHERIMHGEKPGESPVKKYKRPTNIKEDVMANGDGKPFACEVCQKSFIRACDLKRHERGHTGEKPYSCAMCDKQFSESTTLKRHERQHTGDLPKPRESLEASIKARTCQICGKLFKKSTILKNHIRTHTGEKPYQCTMCDRLFAQHSNLKSHERTHTNEKPYICHVCKKQFSQHSTLRRHERTHRNEKPYSCEICNKTFTQSSTVKSHMRIHTGEKPYSCPVCNTMFTTSSTLRRHEQTHTGETSTD, encoded by the exons ATGTCATTGCAAGCACGCGTGAAAGAGGAGCCTCAGGAATGCACGGAACCGG TTTTTGTAAAGGTGGAAGTGGAATATGAGGCTCCAGATGAGGTGCATGTGAAGGAGGAGCCTCTGTTCGAGGACAGCGTCCCTTATGGTGAGGACGGCGTCCCGTATGATGGGACAGATGAGTCGTGTGGCCAGTACTCCGATCATGTGGTCAAGCTTGAGTCTCCAGAGCTGGAGCAATCGCAGTTTGATGAAGACCACAATCTTTATG GTGGGGTCGGAGTTTCGCCTGAGCAGACCACAGAGGGGGTTGCAGGAGCGTCCGGGGGGAGCGGGGGGCGGGGCGAGCTCATGCTGGTACTAGAGCCCCTCACTATGCAGGTCCACACGCAGAGGGTCAAGCCTCAAG AGGAAGGGAGCGCGGGGGCGCCGGCCGAGCGAAGGAAACCGAAGAAAGAGCACATATGTCCAATATGTACCAAGAACTTTAAAGACTCCACCAAATTAAAGGAACATATGAGGTGTCACACCGGTGAGAGGCCCTACCCCTGCAACATTTGTAAGAAGGGGTTCATAAAATCCGGCGATTTGAGAAGACATGAGCGCTCTCACACGGGGGAAAAACCGTATTCCTGCAAGTTATGCCAAAAAGTGTTCTCGGAATCAACAACTTTAAGACGACACGAACGGATTATGCATGGCGAGAAACCTGGAGAGTCACCGGTGAAAAAATACAAACGACCAACCAATATCAAGGAAGATGTGATGGCCAACGGGGATGGCAAACCCTTCGCCTGTGAAGTATGCCAGAAATCGTTCATCCGGGCCTGCGATCTAAAGAGACATGAGCGCGGCCATACGGGTGAAAAACCATATTCTTGCGCGATGTGTGATAAACAGTTTTCGGAATCTACCACTTTAAAAAGACACGAGCGACAGCACACCGGAGATCTGCCGAAGCCACGCGAGAGCCTAGAGGCAAGTATAAAAGCGCGCACGTGCCAAATATGCGGGAAGTTGTTCAAGAAATCGACTATATTAAAAAACCATATAAGAACTCATACAGGGGAGAAGCCTTACCAGTGCACAATGTGCGACAGATTGTTCGCACAACATTCCAACTTGAAATCGCACGAACGAACGCACACCAATGAAAAGCCCTACATTTGTCATGTATGCAAGAAGCAGTTCTCTCAACATAGCACTCTGAGGAGACACGAGCGTACCCACAGGAACGAGAAACCATACTCCTGTGAGATATGCAACAAGACTTTCACACAGAGCAGTACTGTCAAGAGTCATATGAGAAtacatactggcgagaagccaTATTCATGCCCGGTGTGTAATACGATGTTTACGACTTCGAGTACTTTGAGAAGACATGAACAAACTCATACAGGGGAGACGAGCACCGATTGA